The following coding sequences lie in one Pseudomonas monsensis genomic window:
- a CDS encoding GNAT family N-acetyltransferase, whose product MEPLILRNYRDADATAVSGLIRQVYGDQYAQPDVYLPHMISQHHSRQRWHSLVAEVDGQILGHATLLRENVGQGAELAVSVVHPDFRGQNIATRLGEQLRVHAQALGCRYLSIKQVTCHPYTQRMAHSLGFHNTGLLPDYVPSPLAPPTRESIVVGFQNIPGYQRPLPDLTWPMQHEAFMLHLSNELGVEEPLPHWRGVPIHVGHGASRHDLVLEKLKPGLLKQLRELPAHWLVSLRLGLSRHFALDVDRLASIGFVFTGLAPGDGHCDGWLALFHRGHSDRALQLHCPLMQRLQDRLQQKPDDV is encoded by the coding sequence ATGGAGCCGCTAATTCTCCGTAACTATCGCGACGCCGATGCGACGGCGGTCAGCGGCCTGATCCGGCAAGTGTATGGCGACCAATACGCGCAACCCGATGTCTACCTGCCGCACATGATCAGCCAGCACCACAGCCGCCAGCGCTGGCACTCGCTGGTTGCAGAAGTCGACGGGCAGATCCTCGGGCATGCCACCTTGTTGCGCGAAAACGTTGGTCAGGGTGCAGAACTGGCGGTCAGCGTCGTCCACCCTGACTTTCGCGGCCAGAATATCGCCACCCGTCTGGGCGAGCAGTTGCGGGTGCACGCGCAAGCCCTGGGTTGTCGCTATCTGTCCATCAAGCAGGTCACTTGTCACCCCTACACACAGCGCATGGCACACAGCCTGGGGTTTCATAACACCGGATTGCTGCCCGACTATGTGCCGTCACCGCTCGCCCCCCCGACACGGGAATCCATCGTTGTCGGTTTCCAGAACATTCCCGGCTATCAACGTCCGCTGCCCGACCTGACGTGGCCGATGCAACATGAGGCGTTCATGCTGCACCTGAGCAATGAGCTAGGGGTCGAAGAGCCATTGCCACATTGGCGCGGCGTACCGATTCATGTCGGTCATGGCGCCAGTCGGCATGACCTGGTGCTGGAAAAGCTCAAACCGGGATTGCTCAAACAATTGCGCGAGTTGCCGGCGCACTGGCTGGTTTCGCTCAGGCTTGGATTGTCTCGGCACTTTGCGCTGGATGTCGACAGACTGGCGAGTATCGGCTTTGTCTTCACTGGGCTGGCGCCCGGCGATGGCCACTGCGACGGGTGGCTGGCGTTATTCCACCGCGGGCATAGCGACCGTGCGCTGCAGTTGCATTGCCCACTGATGCAACGCCTGCAGGATCGGCTTCAGCAAAAACCCGACGACGTCTGA
- a CDS encoding DUF411 domain-containing protein, producing MRTHLRLLALSALFLSSLAQAADLIPIEVHRDANCGCCKKWISHLEANGFKVDDHVEADMSSFKQQHGVPPRLASCHTAIINGKFVEGHVPAEQVLALTRRDDLLGVAAPGMPMGSPGMEMDGMSDAYQVIGLKKDGADVVVADYPAH from the coding sequence ATGCGAACCCACCTGCGTCTGCTCGCCCTGAGCGCCCTGTTCCTCTCCTCCCTGGCTCAGGCCGCCGACCTGATTCCGATCGAAGTCCATCGCGACGCCAATTGCGGGTGCTGCAAGAAGTGGATCAGCCACCTCGAAGCCAATGGCTTCAAAGTCGACGATCACGTCGAAGCGGACATGAGCAGTTTCAAGCAACAACATGGCGTGCCACCGCGTCTGGCCTCCTGCCACACCGCAATCATCAACGGCAAATTCGTCGAAGGCCATGTGCCGGCCGAGCAAGTGCTGGCCCTGACCCGGCGTGATGATCTGCTCGGCGTTGCCGCACCGGGCATGCCGATGGGCTCGCCGGGCATGGAAATGGACGGCATGAGCGATGCCTACCAAGTGATCGGTCTGAAGAAGGACGGCGCTGACGTGGTGGTGGCGGACTACCCGGCCCATTGA
- a CDS encoding YqaA family protein, translated as MSAAYFGLFLAAFGAATLLPLQSEAALVGLIVSERYWLWGLLAVATLGNVLGSLVNWWLGRGIERFQGRRWFPVSPEHMARARKHYERYGHWSLLLSWLPVIGDPLTLIAGVMREPLGRFLLIVTLAKGARYAVLALLTLGWLG; from the coding sequence ATGAGCGCTGCGTACTTCGGGCTGTTCCTTGCCGCATTCGGCGCGGCGACGTTGCTGCCGTTACAGTCCGAGGCGGCGCTGGTCGGGTTGATTGTCAGCGAGCGTTACTGGCTATGGGGTTTGCTCGCCGTGGCGACGCTGGGCAATGTGCTGGGGTCGCTGGTGAACTGGTGGCTGGGGCGTGGCATCGAACGATTTCAGGGGCGGCGCTGGTTTCCGGTCAGCCCCGAGCACATGGCCAGGGCGCGCAAGCACTATGAGCGATACGGTCATTGGTCGTTACTGCTCAGCTGGTTGCCGGTCATCGGCGACCCGCTGACCCTGATTGCCGGCGTGATGCGCGAACCGCTCGGGCGTTTCCTGCTCATTGTCACCCTGGCCAAAGGTGCGCGTTATGCGGTGCTGGCCTTGCTGACCCTGGGCTGGCTCGGGTGA
- a CDS encoding alpha/beta fold hydrolase, protein MSVTLSRWLPGLFLCAAMPLLAHATPEAAPVEGPAYGPELQGFEYPYTLKHFAFQSQGKSLQMGYMDVAAHGKANGRTVVLMHGKNFCAATWDSSIKALSEAGYRVIAPDQIGFCTSSKPDHYQYSFQQLATNTQQLLKALGIQKATLLGHSTGGMLATRYALLFPEQVEQLALVNPIGLEDWKALGVPYRTVDQWYQRELKVSAQGIREYERTTYYDGRWKPEFDRWVDMLAGLSKGPGKAQVAWNSALIYDMIFTQPVYYEFKDLKMPTLLLIGTSDTTAIGKDLASPEVKAKIGHYDVLGKHVARLIPQSTLVEFPGMGHAPQMEEPAQFHKALLGWLNTTNPVR, encoded by the coding sequence ATGTCCGTCACGCTTTCCCGCTGGCTGCCCGGCCTGTTCCTCTGCGCCGCGATGCCTTTGCTCGCGCACGCCACCCCTGAGGCCGCGCCCGTCGAAGGCCCGGCCTACGGCCCGGAGCTGCAAGGCTTCGAATACCCTTACACGCTTAAACACTTCGCCTTCCAGTCCCAAGGCAAATCCCTGCAAATGGGGTACATGGACGTCGCCGCCCACGGCAAGGCCAACGGTCGCACCGTGGTGCTGATGCACGGCAAGAACTTCTGCGCCGCCACCTGGGACAGTTCGATCAAGGCCTTGAGCGAGGCCGGTTATCGGGTCATCGCCCCGGACCAGATCGGCTTCTGCACCTCCAGCAAACCGGATCACTATCAATACAGCTTCCAGCAACTGGCAACCAACACCCAGCAGTTGCTCAAAGCCTTGGGCATCCAGAAAGCCACCCTGCTCGGCCACTCCACCGGCGGCATGCTTGCCACCCGTTATGCCTTGTTGTTCCCTGAGCAGGTCGAGCAACTGGCGCTGGTCAATCCGATCGGCCTGGAAGACTGGAAAGCCCTCGGCGTGCCTTATCGCACCGTGGACCAGTGGTATCAGCGCGAACTGAAGGTCAGCGCCCAGGGCATCCGTGAATACGAGCGCACGACGTATTACGATGGCCGCTGGAAACCCGAGTTCGACCGCTGGGTGGATATGCTCGCCGGCCTGAGCAAAGGCCCGGGCAAGGCGCAAGTCGCCTGGAACTCAGCGCTGATCTACGACATGATTTTCACCCAGCCGGTGTATTACGAATTCAAGGACTTGAAGATGCCAACCCTGTTGCTGATCGGCACCTCGGATACCACGGCCATCGGCAAGGACCTTGCGTCACCGGAGGTCAAAGCGAAGATCGGTCACTATGACGTGCTCGGCAAACACGTGGCCCGACTGATCCCGCAGTCGACCCTGGTGGAATTTCCCGGCATGGGCCATGCGCCACAAATGGAAGAGCCGGCGCAATTCCACAAAGCCCTGCTCGGCTGGCTGAATACAACCAATCCCGTTCGTTGA
- a CDS encoding D-2-hydroxyacid dehydrogenase family protein: MAVQIAVIDDWQDVARDVVDWSVLESVGEVTFEHDYPADNATLAERLGKYQVICVMRERTRFDEDLLDRLPHLELLVTGGMRNAALDMPAAAKRGIRVCGTDSYKHAAPELTWALIMAATRNLLKEANSLRAGHWQQGLGGDLHGKTLGILGLGSIGQRVAQFGQVFGMRVIAWSENLTAERAQQAGVTYVSKQALFEQADVLSVHLVLSERSRGLVDAQALDWMKPTALLVNTARGPIVDEAALIKALQKQRIAGAALDVFDEEPLPALHPFRTLDNVLATPHVGYVSRQNYEQFFSQMIEDIQAWAAGKPIRLLN; this comes from the coding sequence ATGGCGGTGCAGATTGCAGTGATCGATGACTGGCAGGACGTCGCCCGCGACGTGGTTGACTGGTCGGTACTCGAAAGCGTGGGTGAGGTGACGTTCGAGCATGACTACCCGGCGGACAATGCCACACTCGCCGAGCGTCTGGGCAAGTACCAGGTGATCTGCGTGATGCGCGAGCGGACGCGCTTCGACGAAGACCTGCTCGACCGTCTGCCCCACCTCGAACTGCTGGTGACCGGTGGTATGCGCAATGCCGCGCTGGACATGCCGGCGGCGGCCAAACGGGGAATCCGCGTCTGCGGCACCGACAGCTACAAACACGCGGCGCCGGAACTGACCTGGGCCTTGATCATGGCCGCCACGCGCAATCTGCTGAAGGAAGCCAATTCCCTGCGCGCCGGCCACTGGCAGCAGGGTCTGGGTGGCGACCTGCACGGCAAGACCCTCGGTATTCTTGGCCTGGGCAGCATCGGCCAGCGCGTGGCGCAATTTGGCCAGGTGTTTGGCATGCGGGTAATCGCGTGGAGCGAGAACCTTACAGCTGAGCGCGCACAGCAGGCCGGCGTAACGTATGTGAGCAAGCAGGCACTGTTCGAGCAGGCCGACGTGTTGTCGGTGCATCTGGTGCTCAGTGAACGCAGTCGCGGGCTGGTCGATGCCCAGGCGCTGGACTGGATGAAGCCGACGGCGCTGCTGGTCAATACCGCGCGCGGGCCGATCGTCGATGAAGCGGCACTGATCAAGGCGCTGCAAAAACAACGCATCGCCGGGGCGGCGCTGGACGTGTTCGATGAGGAGCCACTGCCGGCCCTGCACCCGTTTCGCACACTGGACAATGTGCTGGCGACGCCCCATGTGGGTTATGTCAGTCGGCAAAACTATGAACAGTTCTTTTCGCAGATGATCGAGGACATTCAAGCGTGGGCGGCGGGCAAGCCGATTCGCCTGTTGAACTGA
- the glgA gene encoding glycogen synthase GlgA, whose amino-acid sequence MISAALDIQGERAQSIGEASTVSVPGSRSINVPGTKTLTPLARQNPNKKKVLFVTSEIADLVKTGGLGDVSAALPRAMAHLHDVRVLIPGYPQVMHSENPIHIIGELGGHAALPPCKIGRMDMPDGLVIYVLICPELYEREGSPYGANNGRDWPDNHIRFARLGLAAADIAANLAQIHWCPDLVHAHDWPAGLAPAYMHWRGQRTPTLFTIHNLAYQGVTSLGSCPELGIPTHALQQEGMEFYGKMSFLKAGMAYSSHITTVSATYAQEITTPDFGCGLDGFLAAKTQQGLLSGIPNGIDESWDAATDPHLFAPFAIGDWEGKAVNAAHVRALFGLNDSTGPLFAVVSRLVYQKGLDLTEAVSEYIVQQGGQIAIIGRGEPEEEQAMRELALRFPGQIGVRIGFNETDARRMFAGSDFLLMPSRYEPCGLSQMYAQRFGSLPVARNTGGLADTIENGVTGFLFDESTADSYREALSRAFKVFAFPELLNAMRCRAMAAPFNWCKAVEPYAELYEQLVAKALGKAHHK is encoded by the coding sequence ATGATCAGTGCGGCATTGGATATTCAGGGAGAGCGTGCTCAGTCAATTGGTGAAGCGAGCACTGTCAGCGTTCCCGGCAGCCGATCGATCAACGTCCCCGGCACCAAGACACTGACTCCGTTAGCGAGACAGAATCCCAACAAGAAGAAAGTGTTGTTCGTAACCTCGGAAATCGCCGACCTGGTGAAAACCGGCGGTCTGGGTGACGTCTCTGCCGCCCTGCCCCGCGCCATGGCGCACCTGCACGACGTGCGCGTGCTGATCCCCGGTTACCCGCAAGTGATGCACAGCGAAAACCCGATCCACATCATCGGCGAACTCGGCGGGCATGCCGCGCTGCCCCCGTGCAAGATCGGCCGCATGGACATGCCTGACGGGCTGGTGATTTACGTTCTGATCTGCCCCGAACTCTACGAGCGCGAAGGCTCGCCGTACGGAGCCAATAACGGTCGCGACTGGCCGGACAACCACATTCGCTTCGCCCGTCTGGGTCTGGCCGCTGCCGACATCGCTGCCAACCTCGCACAAATCCACTGGTGCCCGGATCTGGTGCACGCCCATGACTGGCCCGCCGGCCTGGCGCCTGCTTATATGCACTGGCGCGGGCAGCGCACGCCGACGCTGTTCACCATTCACAACCTCGCGTATCAAGGCGTGACCAGCCTCGGATCCTGCCCGGAACTCGGTATCCCCACCCATGCCCTGCAACAGGAAGGCATGGAGTTTTACGGCAAGATGTCGTTCCTCAAGGCCGGCATGGCGTATTCGAGCCACATCACCACGGTCAGCGCCACCTATGCGCAGGAAATCACCACCCCGGACTTCGGCTGCGGCCTCGACGGCTTCCTCGCCGCCAAGACCCAGCAAGGTTTGCTCAGCGGCATCCCCAATGGCATTGACGAGAGCTGGGATGCGGCCACTGATCCGCACCTGTTCGCGCCGTTCGCCATCGGCGACTGGGAAGGCAAGGCTGTCAACGCCGCGCATGTGCGTGCGCTGTTCGGCCTGAACGACTCCACCGGCCCGCTGTTCGCCGTGGTCTCGCGTCTGGTCTATCAGAAAGGTCTGGACCTGACCGAAGCGGTGTCCGAATACATCGTCCAGCAAGGTGGCCAGATCGCCATCATCGGCCGTGGCGAACCGGAAGAAGAGCAAGCCATGCGCGAGCTGGCGCTGCGTTTCCCCGGCCAGATCGGCGTGCGTATCGGCTTCAATGAAACCGACGCCCGTCGCATGTTTGCCGGCAGCGATTTCCTGCTGATGCCTTCGCGTTACGAGCCCTGCGGCCTGAGCCAGATGTATGCGCAGCGCTTCGGCTCACTGCCGGTGGCGCGCAATACCGGTGGCCTGGCCGACACCATTGAAAACGGCGTGACCGGTTTCCTTTTCGACGAGTCCACCGCCGACAGCTATCGCGAAGCCCTGAGCCGCGCCTTCAAGGTGTTTGCCTTCCCGGAGCTGCTCAATGCCATGCGTTGCCGGGCCATGGCCGCGCCGTTCAACTGGTGCAAGGCGGTTGAACCCTACGCCGAACTGTATGAGCAACTGGTCGCCAAGGCGCTGGGTAAAGCCCACCACAAGTAA
- the treZ gene encoding malto-oligosyltrehalose trehalohydrolase, with amino-acid sequence MPLRSPETWPHGAIMQDAEHTQFALWAPDAFYVSVELDNGQSLPMLPQADGWFVIKARCPAGTRYRYNIDGELEVPDPASRAQDGDIHRHSVVVDPLAYAWRHGDWQGRPWSEAVIYELHVGALGGFAEVEQHLARLAALGITAIELMPLAQFPGDRNWGYDGVLPYAPQASYGTPEQLKHLIDSAHGHGLAVILDVVYNHFGPDGNYLHRYAKGFFREDKHTPWGAAIDFRRNEVRDFFIENALMWLLEYRFDGLRLDAVHAIEDPDFLSEMARSIRQQIDPTRHVWLTVENELNQSSLLEYDYDAQWNDDGHNALHVLLTGETDAYYADYALQPTEQLARCLSQGFVFQGHITRHGEPRGEPSEHLPSTAFVLFLQNHDQIGNRAFGERLHQLADPRAVQAATVLLLLSPMIPLMFMGDEFAAEQPFLFFTSHHGELADLVREGRRNEFAAFSAFTDPHQRERIPDPNAEQTFHASQPRLIGSGTALQQQTLALYRQLLQLRHQYIIPNLSGTQALGAHILGHAAVSARWRLGNGSELRIDLNLGDTPVVNPAQSDTVWLFQQPPAVALSDPGLLPAYCALVSLTAATLLQPLDGERL; translated from the coding sequence ATGCCGTTACGGTCCCCTGAAACCTGGCCCCACGGCGCGATCATGCAGGATGCCGAACACACGCAATTTGCGCTGTGGGCCCCGGATGCGTTTTACGTCAGTGTCGAACTGGACAACGGACAATCCCTGCCGATGCTGCCACAGGCAGACGGCTGGTTCGTGATTAAGGCCCGTTGTCCGGCGGGCACCCGATACCGCTACAACATTGATGGCGAACTGGAGGTGCCCGACCCGGCCTCCAGGGCGCAGGATGGCGATATTCACCGCCACAGTGTGGTGGTCGACCCGCTGGCGTACGCATGGCGACACGGTGACTGGCAGGGTCGGCCGTGGAGTGAAGCGGTGATTTACGAGTTGCACGTCGGTGCGCTCGGTGGCTTTGCCGAAGTCGAGCAGCATCTGGCTCGCCTCGCCGCCCTGGGCATCACCGCCATCGAACTGATGCCGCTGGCGCAGTTTCCCGGTGATCGCAACTGGGGTTACGACGGCGTTCTGCCCTACGCGCCGCAAGCTTCCTACGGCACTCCGGAACAACTCAAGCATTTGATCGACAGCGCCCACGGCCATGGTCTGGCGGTGATTCTTGATGTGGTCTACAACCACTTCGGCCCCGATGGCAATTACCTGCACCGCTACGCCAAGGGCTTCTTCCGCGAGGACAAGCACACCCCGTGGGGGGCGGCGATCGACTTTCGACGCAACGAAGTGCGTGACTTCTTTATCGAAAACGCGCTGATGTGGCTCCTCGAATACCGTTTCGACGGCTTGCGCCTGGACGCCGTGCATGCCATCGAAGACCCGGACTTTCTCAGTGAGATGGCCCGGAGTATCCGCCAACAGATCGACCCGACGCGGCATGTCTGGCTGACCGTGGAAAACGAGCTCAACCAGTCCAGCCTGCTCGAATACGACTACGACGCCCAATGGAACGACGACGGCCATAACGCCCTGCACGTGCTGCTGACCGGCGAGACCGACGCCTATTACGCCGACTACGCGCTGCAACCCACCGAGCAACTGGCCCGCTGCCTGAGTCAGGGCTTTGTCTTTCAGGGCCACATCACCCGTCACGGCGAACCCCGAGGCGAGCCCAGCGAACACCTGCCCTCCACGGCATTCGTGTTGTTCCTGCAGAACCACGACCAGATCGGCAACCGCGCCTTTGGCGAGCGTCTGCATCAACTGGCCGATCCGCGTGCGGTACAAGCCGCTACCGTGCTGTTGCTGCTGTCGCCGATGATTCCGCTGATGTTCATGGGCGACGAGTTTGCCGCCGAGCAACCGTTCCTGTTTTTCACCAGCCATCACGGTGAGCTGGCAGATCTGGTGCGCGAGGGCCGGCGCAATGAGTTCGCCGCCTTCAGCGCGTTTACCGATCCCCATCAGCGTGAACGGATCCCCGACCCCAACGCCGAACAGACCTTCCACGCGTCGCAGCCACGGCTGATCGGCAGTGGCACCGCACTGCAACAGCAAACCCTGGCGCTGTACCGCCAACTGCTGCAATTGCGCCATCAATACATCATCCCGAACCTGTCCGGAACCCAGGCGCTTGGCGCGCACATACTCGGTCACGCAGCGGTCAGTGCGCGCTGGCGCCTGGGCAATGGCAGCGAGCTACGAATTGACCTGAACCTCGGCGATACGCCAGTGGTCAACCCTGCACAGAGCGACACCGTGTGGCTGTTTCAGCAACCACCCGCCGTCGCCCTGTCGGATCCGGGCCTGTTGCCCGCGTATTGCGCGCTTGTCAGCCTCACGGCCGCAACCCTTTTGCAACCTCTGGATGGAGAGCGCCTATGA